A genomic segment from Bartonella ancashensis encodes:
- a CDS encoding Fur family transcriptional regulator produces the protein MSSKLTHNQILVLDTLKSEKGPLSAYTILDRLREKGLRAPLQVYRALEALIQLQYIHRLETVNAFMACSYPENCQHALTTFTICNNCGEVTEIQEHTIACDIKQLTQQIGFLAHRSTVEIRGICGKCTTN, from the coding sequence ATGTCATCCAAACTCACACATAACCAAATACTTGTTTTAGATACCCTGAAAAGTGAAAAAGGACCTTTAAGTGCTTACACAATTCTTGATCGCTTACGAGAAAAAGGATTGCGTGCTCCCTTACAAGTGTATCGTGCACTGGAAGCCTTAATCCAATTGCAGTATATTCACCGTCTCGAAACTGTTAATGCTTTCATGGCCTGTTCATATCCTGAAAACTGTCAACACGCGTTAACAACTTTTACAATTTGCAATAATTGTGGCGAGGTAACCGAAATACAGGAACATACAATAGCGTGTGATATAAAACAATTAACACAACAAATTGGATTTCTAGCTCATCGAAGTACTGTCGAAATAAGGGGGATATGCGGAAAATGCACAACCAACTGA
- a CDS encoding HlyD family secretion protein, with protein sequence MSSLKTIITKKMPFNERQKKIIVPLFFIFVLLIFLFSYKWLTQWRYMITTDDAYLQGDIATIAPKLNGYIESIAVKTNQAVKKGDILLRLKSDDYQIALNQAKANLDTQRKTLTRIEAQIIAAQSALDEAKAQKNAASAIAANALLTLERAKKLSANSYTAQSNVDDAKSAHEQATANVTRTEAQISTASANIQVLEAQYDEAKSQTKNLELMHDKAKHDLDSTILYAPFDGIVGNLTAKVGNFVVNSQHLASLVPIHALYAEANYKETEIKNIRSGQTAYISVDSFKGKVFKGTVLSVSPATGAVFSLLPPQNATGNFTKITQRIPVRISLPDDALKDGYLRAGMSISVTIDTHPKSHYENLSRQK encoded by the coding sequence ATGTCTTCACTTAAAACGATTATTACAAAAAAAATGCCCTTCAATGAAAGGCAGAAGAAGATTATTGTCCCCCTATTTTTTATCTTTGTTCTCTTAATATTTTTGTTTAGCTACAAATGGTTAACACAATGGCGTTACATGATCACAACTGATGACGCTTATTTACAAGGGGATATTGCAACTATTGCTCCAAAATTAAACGGATATATTGAATCAATAGCTGTAAAAACCAATCAGGCTGTAAAGAAAGGCGATATCTTGCTTCGCTTAAAGAGTGACGATTACCAAATCGCACTAAATCAAGCAAAAGCAAATCTGGATACACAACGCAAAACTCTCACACGTATCGAAGCACAAATAATCGCAGCCCAAAGTGCTCTTGATGAAGCAAAAGCACAAAAAAATGCGGCCTCAGCAATTGCAGCAAATGCATTACTGACTCTAGAACGCGCAAAAAAACTTAGTGCGAACAGCTACACAGCCCAATCTAATGTTGACGATGCTAAATCAGCTCACGAGCAAGCAACAGCCAACGTTACCCGAACAGAAGCACAGATCTCCACAGCTTCTGCCAATATCCAGGTACTAGAAGCACAATATGACGAAGCGAAAAGCCAAACCAAAAACCTTGAATTGATGCATGATAAAGCAAAACATGACCTTGATTCAACAATTCTGTATGCCCCATTTGATGGGATTGTTGGGAATTTAACTGCAAAAGTTGGCAATTTTGTTGTCAATAGCCAGCATCTCGCATCTTTGGTACCTATTCATGCACTCTATGCTGAAGCAAACTATAAAGAGACAGAAATTAAAAATATTCGTAGCGGACAAACCGCTTACATTTCTGTTGATTCCTTCAAAGGTAAAGTCTTTAAAGGAACTGTTCTTTCTGTCTCACCTGCAACAGGAGCTGTTTTTTCTCTCTTACCTCCGCAAAATGCCACGGGTAATTTTACTAAAATTACTCAACGTATACCGGTTCGCATCTCACTCCCTGACGATGCGCTGAAAGATGGGTATTTGCGAGCAGGAATGAGCATTTCAGTAACCATTGATACTCACCCAAAATCACACTATGAAAATCTTTCACGACAAAAGTAA
- a CDS encoding DHA2 family efflux MFS transporter permease subunit → MREIIAFIAMTFGMFMAILDIQIVSSSLAEIQAGLSASSDEISWVQTSYLIAEVIMLPLSGFLGRLLSTRILFSLSAAGFTIASILCATATSIEQMICYRALQGFIGGGIIPCVFVASYTMFPPSKRSIVSPIIGLVATLAPTIGPTVGGYLNHALSWHWLFLINVPFGIIISILAWKLIDIDKANHSLLKKFDWWGLIFMALFLGSLEYVLEEGAHHDWFNDSMITNCFIIMVLSAILFLWRAFTAEEPIVDLTTFANRNFSISAAFSFMLGIGLYGLTYLYPVYLSQIRHYDALLIGKTLFISGLSMFMTAPLAGFLSTRIDARFMIAIGFAGFAWGTWLATSITDNWGFWELLWPQIFRGTSIMLCMVPINNIAFGSLPPEKMQNASGLFNLTRNLGGAVGLAVISTLITQRTNLHYARITETIQQGNIQATEILAKLSKFFEFTSFDSKSLALSQLSNMIRAQAAVMAFGDIFFMMVSLFSILTCLTFLLKKIPPSATNSLGH, encoded by the coding sequence ATGCGTGAAATTATAGCTTTCATTGCTATGACCTTTGGTATGTTCATGGCTATCTTGGACATCCAAATCGTTTCCTCATCTCTAGCTGAAATTCAAGCTGGTCTATCAGCAAGCTCCGACGAGATTTCATGGGTTCAAACTTCCTATCTCATTGCAGAAGTTATTATGCTGCCTCTTTCTGGATTTTTGGGGCGTCTACTTTCAACAAGAATTTTATTCAGTTTATCAGCTGCCGGCTTCACCATTGCTTCCATTTTGTGTGCAACAGCAACATCCATCGAACAAATGATCTGTTACCGAGCTCTCCAAGGATTCATTGGCGGAGGAATTATCCCCTGTGTTTTTGTAGCATCCTATACCATGTTTCCACCCTCTAAGCGTTCAATTGTTTCACCAATCATTGGACTTGTGGCGACATTAGCACCTACAATAGGACCAACAGTGGGAGGCTATCTTAACCATGCATTATCTTGGCATTGGCTCTTTCTTATCAATGTTCCTTTTGGAATTATTATTTCGATTTTAGCCTGGAAACTTATTGACATTGATAAAGCTAACCATTCCCTCTTGAAGAAATTCGATTGGTGGGGACTAATCTTCATGGCGCTTTTCTTAGGATCTTTGGAGTATGTTCTAGAAGAAGGAGCGCATCACGACTGGTTTAATGATAGCATGATTACTAACTGCTTTATCATTATGGTTTTATCGGCTATTTTATTCCTATGGCGTGCGTTTACAGCAGAAGAACCAATCGTCGATCTTACTACTTTTGCAAATCGCAATTTTTCAATTTCAGCTGCCTTCTCCTTCATGCTAGGCATAGGTCTCTACGGCCTCACTTACTTATATCCTGTCTACCTCAGTCAAATCCGCCACTATGATGCGCTCCTGATTGGAAAAACACTATTTATCTCAGGTTTATCCATGTTCATGACAGCCCCTCTTGCAGGATTTCTTTCAACACGAATTGATGCTCGTTTTATGATAGCCATCGGATTTGCAGGCTTTGCATGGGGAACTTGGTTGGCCACTTCAATTACAGATAACTGGGGATTTTGGGAACTTTTATGGCCTCAAATCTTTCGCGGTACTTCCATTATGTTATGCATGGTTCCTATAAACAATATTGCCTTTGGCTCACTCCCTCCGGAAAAAATGCAAAATGCCTCAGGACTCTTCAATCTAACACGAAATCTCGGTGGAGCGGTGGGACTTGCTGTTATCAGTACTCTGATAACACAACGCACGAATCTTCACTACGCGCGAATAACTGAAACAATCCAACAAGGAAATATCCAAGCAACTGAAATTCTTGCAAAGCTTTCTAAATTTTTTGAATTTACTTCCTTTGACTCAAAATCTCTTGCATTATCCCAGCTTTCTAATATGATTCGCGCACAAGCTGCTGTTATGGCTTTTGGTGATATCTTCTTTATGATGGTTTCTCTTTTTAGCATTTTGACCTGTTTAACTTTTTTGCTGAAAAAAATACCACCGTCCGCCACAAACTCTCTAGGCCACTAA
- a CDS encoding type III PLP-dependent enzyme yields MVTQRIRDFLSTHRPDGPCLVVDLDIVHENYLNFEKALPQSRIFYAVKANPAPEILRLLVSLGSSFDVASVSEIRMVLEAGATVERISFGNTIKKERDIAYAHALGVSLYAVDCIEEVEKVARAAPGARVFCRVLTDGEGAEWPLSRKFGCVPAMAVNVLRRAHQLGLQAYGVSFHVGSQQTNPNAWDRALSDVAMVFEHLEKEGIQLKLINMGGGFPTRYLYDVPTPQVYGMAIFDSLKKYFGNRIPETIIEPGRAMVGNAGVIRTEVILISKKADNDNVRWVYLDVGKFNGLVETMDEAIRYPIETVHDDQAVEPCILAGPTCDSADIMYEKAPYLLPLSLTVGDELLIHGTGAYTATYASVAFNGFEPLRSYVI; encoded by the coding sequence ATGGTAACACAGCGTATTCGTGATTTTCTTTCAACACACCGTCCTGACGGTCCGTGTCTTGTTGTTGATCTTGACATTGTTCATGAGAATTATTTAAACTTTGAGAAAGCTCTTCCTCAGTCGCGCATTTTTTATGCAGTTAAGGCAAATCCTGCACCTGAAATTTTGCGATTGCTTGTTTCTTTGGGGTCATCTTTTGATGTTGCTTCAGTTTCAGAAATTAGAATGGTTTTAGAAGCAGGTGCGACGGTTGAGCGTATTTCTTTCGGCAATACTATCAAAAAGGAACGTGACATTGCTTATGCGCATGCGCTCGGTGTTTCGCTTTATGCCGTGGATTGTATTGAAGAGGTTGAAAAAGTTGCACGTGCTGCACCAGGTGCTCGCGTCTTTTGCCGAGTCCTGACAGATGGGGAAGGTGCGGAATGGCCATTATCACGCAAGTTTGGTTGTGTTCCTGCCATGGCGGTGAATGTTTTGAGACGAGCACATCAATTAGGTTTACAGGCATATGGTGTCTCTTTTCATGTTGGATCTCAGCAAACAAACCCGAATGCATGGGATCGTGCTTTGTCTGATGTTGCCATGGTTTTTGAGCATTTAGAGAAAGAGGGAATTCAGCTAAAATTGATAAATATGGGAGGGGGCTTTCCAACACGTTATTTGTACGATGTTCCCACACCACAGGTTTATGGCATGGCGATTTTTGATTCGTTAAAGAAATATTTTGGTAATCGTATTCCTGAAACAATTATTGAGCCAGGGCGTGCAATGGTTGGAAATGCTGGAGTTATTCGTACAGAGGTCATTCTTATATCTAAGAAAGCAGATAATGATAACGTACGTTGGGTTTATCTTGATGTTGGTAAATTTAATGGCCTGGTTGAAACTATGGATGAAGCGATTCGCTATCCTATTGAAACGGTACATGACGATCAAGCTGTGGAGCCTTGTATTTTAGCAGGACCAACGTGCGATTCGGCTGATATCATGTATGAAAAAGCGCCCTATTTGCTTCCTTTATCTCTAACGGTAGGGGATGAGTTATTGATTCATGGAACTGGTGCCTATACGGCAACATATGCTTCTGTTGCATTTAATGGTTTTGAACCTTTGCGCTCTTATGTCATTTAG
- a CDS encoding rhodanese-related sulfurtransferase: MEKKFKVAALYCFADLGECCQLQRPLLDLCQAHGIKGTLLLAKEGINGTVAGSPDAIEVLVRFITAKPVFRELELKYSWASKMPFHRIKVRLKKEIVTMGIEDVNPLKAVGTYVAPEDWNTLIQDEETLLIDTRNDYEYMLGSFKGAVDPHIRTFREFPEWVAKHESDLKKKKRIAMFCTGGIRCEKSTSYLKGLGYDEVYHLKGGILRYLETISKEESLWQGECFVFDERVSVKHGLEECGRELCRACRYPLGIEGKLSPYYEEGVSCDACYETRSEADRQRFRERHKQFQLSKARALQFHQEEL; this comes from the coding sequence ATGGAAAAGAAATTTAAAGTCGCTGCTCTTTACTGTTTTGCGGATTTGGGAGAGTGTTGTCAATTACAAAGACCTTTGCTTGATTTGTGTCAAGCACATGGTATCAAGGGCACATTGCTTTTAGCCAAAGAGGGGATAAATGGGACTGTTGCGGGTTCTCCTGATGCGATTGAAGTGCTAGTGCGCTTTATTACTGCAAAGCCTGTATTTCGAGAGCTTGAACTTAAATATTCGTGGGCATCAAAAATGCCTTTTCATCGCATAAAAGTGCGATTGAAAAAAGAGATTGTAACGATGGGGATAGAGGATGTTAATCCGTTGAAGGCGGTTGGCACTTACGTGGCTCCTGAAGATTGGAATACCCTGATTCAGGACGAGGAAACTCTACTCATTGATACGCGTAATGATTATGAATATATGCTCGGAAGTTTTAAAGGGGCAGTTGATCCTCATATCAGAACTTTCCGTGAATTTCCTGAATGGGTTGCTAAGCATGAAAGTGATTTGAAAAAGAAGAAAAGAATTGCCATGTTTTGCACAGGGGGTATTCGGTGTGAAAAGTCCACGTCTTATTTGAAAGGTTTAGGTTATGATGAGGTTTACCACTTAAAAGGTGGTATTCTTCGATATTTGGAGACAATTTCAAAAGAGGAAAGTTTGTGGCAGGGTGAGTGTTTTGTTTTTGATGAACGAGTTTCCGTAAAACATGGTCTTGAGGAGTGTGGGCGTGAGTTATGCAGGGCATGCCGCTATCCTCTTGGTATTGAAGGAAAGTTATCTCCTTACTATGAAGAAGGGGTATCTTGCGATGCCTGTTATGAGACGCGCAGTGAAGCGGATAGGCAGCGTTTTAGAGAGCGTCATAAACAGTTTCAGTTATCAAAGGCGCGTGCGCTTCAATTTCATCAAGAAGAATTATAA
- a CDS encoding ferredoxin--NADP reductase, with the protein MNASITNLKSAISGGASCFPIPENVFALTVQEVCHYTDRLFKFCLNRPENFRFRSGEFVMIGLPNAEKPVYRAYSIASPFWDEKLEFFSIKVPGGPLTEHLQRIKVGDTVLMRKKSTGTLVLDALIPGKRLYLLSTGTGVSPFASLIRDPETYEKFSQIILVQTTRECSELTYAIDLVESLRKDQLIGEYAQQLMFYPMTTREPSQYMGRITTAMKSGAFFEMAGLPPINPDEDRAMICGSIEMIKDCAAICESFGLVEGANNAPSTYVVERAFVG; encoded by the coding sequence ATGAATGCATCTATCACCAATTTAAAGTCGGCTATCAGTGGTGGTGCATCGTGTTTTCCAATTCCTGAAAATGTGTTTGCACTAACTGTCCAAGAAGTTTGCCACTATACGGATCGTTTATTTAAGTTTTGCCTCAATCGTCCAGAAAATTTTCGTTTTCGTTCCGGTGAATTTGTTATGATAGGTTTGCCAAATGCAGAAAAACCAGTTTATCGTGCTTATTCAATTGCGAGTCCGTTTTGGGATGAGAAGCTTGAGTTTTTTTCAATAAAAGTTCCAGGAGGACCACTAACGGAACATCTTCAAAGAATAAAAGTAGGGGATACAGTTTTGATGCGCAAAAAATCGACGGGAACGTTGGTTCTTGATGCACTTATTCCAGGGAAGCGTCTTTATCTTCTTTCAACGGGGACAGGTGTTTCTCCCTTTGCCAGTTTGATTCGTGATCCTGAGACATATGAGAAATTTTCTCAAATAATTCTTGTTCAAACAACACGTGAGTGTAGTGAATTAACTTATGCGATAGATCTTGTTGAATCATTACGAAAAGATCAGTTAATTGGTGAATATGCACAACAATTAATGTTCTATCCCATGACTACTCGAGAACCTTCGCAATATATGGGGCGTATTACGACAGCTATGAAGAGTGGTGCTTTTTTTGAAATGGCAGGTTTACCTCCCATTAATCCTGATGAAGATCGAGCCATGATTTGTGGTTCGATTGAGATGATTAAAGATTGTGCGGCAATATGTGAGTCTTTTGGGCTTGTAGAAGGAGCTAATAATGCGCCATCCACTTATGTTGTGGAGCGTGCTTTTGTAGGTTAA
- the alr gene encoding alanine racemase — protein sequence MDNPANYEISTVLPYTAVATIDIGAIVANYKTLAQRVAPIECAAVIKANAYGMGAEKVAPALYQVGCRIFFVAQINEALQLKNILPPNTILAILNDFPPQTEEWVAQAGIVPVLNSWQTIERWQTLCQKKKQRFPAIIQIDTNMNRLGLNQEELHLLIKRPLIFEKATIKYIISHLSSGDNVAHPSNNNQLAVMQNLLTQLPPCKASLANSGGIFLDSAFHFDLVRPGITLYGINPHDKHQTFLKPVLKLEAQVIQSRFVDSGASVGYGGSFVTNRPSILTTIAIGYADGWPYSLSNRGSVYFKEHRLPIVGKVSMDSTIVDATDLEHKKPERGDWVELIGRHQRIEDIAVDANTIPYEILTSLGARCKRIYI from the coding sequence ATGGATAATCCTGCCAATTATGAAATAAGCACAGTCCTGCCCTATACTGCCGTTGCAACCATTGATATTGGTGCCATTGTTGCAAATTATAAAACTTTAGCCCAACGCGTTGCACCAATAGAGTGTGCAGCTGTCATAAAAGCCAATGCTTATGGAATGGGTGCTGAAAAAGTTGCTCCTGCACTTTATCAAGTAGGCTGTCGCATTTTCTTTGTTGCTCAAATTAATGAAGCACTGCAATTAAAAAATATCCTGCCTCCAAATACTATTCTCGCGATCCTAAATGATTTTCCGCCACAAACTGAAGAGTGGGTAGCTCAAGCTGGGATTGTCCCCGTTCTCAATTCTTGGCAAACGATCGAACGCTGGCAAACACTCTGTCAAAAAAAGAAGCAGAGATTTCCCGCAATCATTCAAATTGATACTAATATGAATCGATTAGGGCTTAATCAAGAAGAACTACATTTATTAATCAAACGTCCCCTTATCTTTGAAAAAGCAACCATAAAATACATTATAAGCCATCTTTCTAGCGGAGATAATGTCGCTCACCCATCTAATAATAACCAATTAGCTGTTATGCAAAATCTTCTCACACAGCTTCCTCCATGTAAAGCTTCTCTTGCTAACTCTGGAGGAATTTTCCTTGATTCAGCATTTCATTTTGACCTCGTTCGTCCAGGTATCACACTCTATGGAATAAACCCTCATGATAAACACCAAACATTCCTCAAACCTGTTTTAAAACTTGAAGCACAAGTCATCCAAAGCCGTTTTGTTGATTCAGGAGCTTCCGTTGGCTACGGAGGAAGCTTTGTTACAAACCGCCCAAGCATCCTCACAACTATTGCCATCGGCTACGCTGACGGTTGGCCATATAGCCTTTCTAACAGAGGTTCCGTTTATTTTAAGGAGCACAGGCTCCCCATTGTTGGGAAGGTATCTATGGACTCCACCATCGTTGATGCAACCGATCTCGAACACAAAAAACCTGAACGAGGTGATTGGGTAGAGCTCATTGGACGGCACCAAAGAATTGAAGATATTGCCGTAGATGCTAACACTATTCCTTATGAAATTTTGACATCTCTCGGTGCGCGCTGCAAACGTATTTACATCTAA
- the gcvP gene encoding aminomethyl-transferring glycine dehydrogenase, protein MQERSFFSRHVGVRPSEIQEMLDILELDSVETLVSQAVPQSIHLEHSLNLPAAVSERRALEELAEMMGCNHLHKSFIGQGYYGTCVPPVILRNLFENPAWYTAYTPYQAEISQGRLELLFYFQTLISELTGLPVAAASLLDEATALAEANAVAVRFARGKRRKILIKSLLHPQTLSVVQTRAETQGFQVSENGDVCSDTAAIILSWPDTKGCFSDYSDLIKEAKEKGALVIVVADPLALTLMEAPGQWGADIVVGSMQRYGVPMGYGGPHAGYLAVSADLTRLIPGRIVGQSVDTKGRVGFRLALQTREQHIRRDKATSNICTAQALLANMATAYALWHGPQGLQSMASRIHSLACRFARSLDASGVHCEGQYFFDCVTIFVENKAREIAAQAQMEGYLIRILDDDHVAINFDELSTEDDVRTLVRLFGAQLVDQASPRLFGKERDASFLSQPFFHMVHSETDMMRFLRRLSDKDLALDRAMIPLGSCTMKLNAAAELIPLSWPTVANIHPFAPQGDVLGYKKMINDLNVWLCEITGFSQISFQPNSGAQGEYAGLLAIRRYHQSRGDHGRNICLVPASAHGTNPASAHMAGMEVVVVQCLSDGDVDIDDLKMKAQKYRDSLAALMITYPSTHGVYEENIKEICAIIHDNGGQIYFDGANLNALVGLARPADIGADVCHMNLHKTFAIPHGGGGPGAGPIGVKEHLKPFLPGHEQGKTTHAVSAAPYGSASILAITWMYIRMMGADGLKYATQIAILNANYIAARLSKVYSILYRGKRGHVAHECIVDMRLLKEHYGITIDDVAKRLIDYGFHAPTMSFPVPGTLMIEPTESEPKVEIDRLCDALLAIAEEAQKVGAGVWPKDDNPLVNAPHTLADVVNDDWKRPYSRQEAAFPSCSFDSAHKYWPPVSRIDNVSGDRTLICSCPPLV, encoded by the coding sequence ATGCAGGAACGGAGTTTTTTTTCACGGCACGTGGGGGTTCGTCCCAGTGAAATTCAGGAAATGCTAGATATCTTAGAACTTGATTCTGTCGAAACATTGGTTTCTCAAGCAGTTCCACAGTCTATCCATTTAGAGCATTCACTTAATTTGCCTGCAGCGGTAAGTGAAAGGCGGGCGTTAGAGGAATTGGCTGAAATGATGGGGTGCAATCATTTACATAAAAGCTTCATTGGCCAAGGATATTATGGAACATGTGTTCCTCCCGTTATTTTGCGTAATTTGTTTGAAAATCCTGCTTGGTACACTGCCTATACGCCTTATCAGGCAGAGATAAGTCAAGGGCGCTTGGAACTCCTATTTTATTTTCAAACATTAATTAGCGAGTTGACTGGGTTGCCTGTTGCTGCTGCTTCTCTTCTTGATGAAGCCACAGCTTTAGCTGAAGCTAATGCCGTAGCTGTGCGTTTTGCACGTGGGAAGAGAAGAAAGATTTTAATTAAGAGTCTTTTACATCCTCAAACGCTTAGTGTTGTACAGACACGTGCTGAAACACAAGGATTTCAGGTTAGTGAAAATGGCGATGTTTGCTCTGATACAGCAGCTATTATTTTATCTTGGCCAGACACAAAAGGCTGTTTCAGTGATTATAGTGATCTTATCAAAGAAGCAAAAGAAAAAGGTGCTTTGGTAATTGTTGTTGCAGATCCTTTAGCGTTGACACTTATGGAAGCTCCTGGTCAGTGGGGTGCTGATATTGTGGTAGGTTCTATGCAGCGCTATGGTGTTCCCATGGGGTATGGTGGTCCTCATGCAGGTTATCTTGCGGTTAGTGCTGATTTAACACGTTTAATTCCAGGGCGTATTGTAGGTCAGTCAGTCGATACTAAAGGACGTGTTGGTTTTCGTTTAGCACTGCAAACTCGTGAACAACATATTCGACGCGATAAAGCAACATCAAATATATGTACGGCACAGGCTTTGTTGGCTAATATGGCAACGGCCTATGCCCTTTGGCACGGGCCGCAAGGCTTGCAGTCGATGGCTAGTCGAATTCACTCTTTAGCATGTCGTTTTGCTCGTAGTTTGGATGCTTCTGGGGTTCATTGTGAAGGGCAGTATTTTTTCGATTGTGTCACTATTTTTGTTGAGAATAAAGCTCGAGAAATTGCTGCTCAAGCACAAATGGAAGGATATTTGATTCGTATTCTTGATGATGATCATGTTGCAATAAACTTTGATGAATTATCAACGGAAGATGATGTCCGTACTCTGGTGCGTCTTTTTGGAGCGCAGTTGGTTGATCAAGCATCTCCAAGGCTTTTTGGTAAGGAACGTGATGCCTCTTTTCTTTCGCAGCCATTTTTTCATATGGTTCACTCAGAGACAGATATGATGCGCTTTTTGCGTCGTTTATCTGATAAGGATTTGGCCTTGGATCGAGCAATGATACCACTTGGTTCTTGTACGATGAAGCTGAACGCAGCAGCTGAATTGATCCCTTTAAGTTGGCCTACGGTAGCTAATATCCATCCTTTTGCTCCTCAAGGAGATGTGCTGGGTTATAAAAAAATGATCAATGATCTGAATGTCTGGCTTTGTGAAATTACAGGGTTTTCTCAGATTTCTTTTCAACCAAATTCTGGTGCTCAAGGTGAATATGCAGGGCTTTTAGCTATTCGTCGATACCATCAGTCACGTGGCGATCATGGACGCAATATTTGTCTTGTTCCTGCATCTGCTCATGGCACCAATCCAGCTTCTGCTCACATGGCTGGTATGGAGGTTGTTGTTGTTCAATGTCTAAGTGACGGAGATGTTGATATTGATGACCTTAAAATGAAAGCACAGAAGTATAGGGATTCTTTAGCAGCATTGATGATAACATATCCTTCAACGCATGGTGTTTATGAGGAGAATATTAAAGAAATTTGTGCCATTATCCATGATAATGGGGGACAGATTTATTTTGACGGTGCTAATTTGAATGCATTAGTAGGTCTTGCACGTCCGGCAGATATAGGAGCAGATGTTTGCCATATGAATCTTCACAAAACTTTTGCAATTCCTCATGGTGGTGGGGGGCCTGGTGCTGGTCCTATTGGTGTGAAAGAGCATTTGAAGCCGTTTTTACCTGGCCATGAGCAGGGAAAGACAACACATGCAGTTTCAGCAGCTCCTTATGGAAGTGCTTCTATTCTGGCCATTACGTGGATGTATATTCGAATGATGGGGGCTGATGGTTTGAAGTATGCGACGCAGATAGCCATATTGAATGCTAATTATATTGCTGCGCGTCTTTCAAAGGTTTACTCCATTCTTTACCGAGGAAAGCGTGGGCATGTTGCTCATGAGTGTATTGTTGATATGCGCTTGTTGAAAGAGCACTACGGTATCACTATCGACGATGTTGCAAAGCGTTTAATTGATTATGGGTTTCATGCACCAACAATGTCATTTCCGGTACCTGGAACACTGATGATCGAACCGACTGAATCGGAACCAAAGGTAGAAATTGATCGTTTGTGTGACGCTTTATTGGCAATTGCTGAAGAGGCTCAGAAAGTGGGTGCAGGGGTTTGGCCTAAAGATGATAATCCATTAGTTAATGCACCGCATACATTAGCTGATGTCGTAAATGATGATTGGAAAAGGCCTTATTCACGACAAGAGGCTGCTTTTCCCAGTTGTTCCTTTGATTCTGCTCATAAGTATTGGCCTCCTGTATCACGCATTGATAATGTTTCTGGTGATAGGACTCTAATTTGTTCTTGTCCGCCATTAGTGTAG
- the gcvH gene encoding glycine cleavage system protein GcvH, whose amino-acid sequence MSKIYFTQDHEWLSIEGQVATIGITHYAQEQLGDLVFVDLPQVGTQISKGDSAAVVESVKAASDVYAPIDGEVLEVNSALADDPALVNQKAEKEGWLWKMKLHDETQLDELLDEDAYKLLVG is encoded by the coding sequence ATGTCTAAAATTTACTTCACACAAGATCACGAATGGTTGAGCATTGAGGGGCAGGTTGCCACAATTGGCATCACTCACTATGCTCAAGAGCAATTAGGAGATTTGGTTTTTGTTGATTTACCACAGGTAGGGACGCAGATTTCTAAGGGAGATTCTGCTGCTGTTGTGGAATCAGTAAAGGCAGCATCAGATGTTTATGCGCCTATTGATGGAGAAGTTCTCGAAGTAAATTCTGCGTTGGCAGATGATCCTGCGTTGGTAAATCAAAAAGCTGAAAAAGAAGGCTGGTTATGGAAAATGAAATTACATGATGAAACGCAGCTAGATGAATTGCTTGACGAGGATGCTTATAAGTTATTAGTTGGATGA